The Prochlorothrix hollandica PCC 9006 = CALU 1027 genome has a segment encoding these proteins:
- a CDS encoding transposase, giving the protein MRTQTRLYDQVYRYLTHGSEFVDKRHCQVLSWMVTALLSCLNLNQSRWEPYVESRAEQAQSYQRRWHRFLCNGRVQVEKIYVPLVQAVLCTWHSKRVYVALDTTVLWNRYCMVHLSVVCPGRAIPLLWMGLEHSSASVAFEKYQPLLERAVQVLSSFEEVVLLADRGFANQELVRWLQTSPWHWGIRVPSDTTVYGVHKRGFSREVRQLYPPKGQVKLYHQVRIWTDAQLQCNLALSRSG; this is encoded by the coding sequence ATGAGAACCCAGACGAGACTGTATGACCAAGTATATCGATATCTCACCCACGGCAGTGAATTTGTGGATAAGCGCCACTGCCAAGTGCTCAGTTGGATGGTGACAGCGTTGCTGTCGTGCCTGAACCTGAACCAAAGTCGTTGGGAACCGTATGTGGAGAGTCGTGCTGAGCAAGCCCAGAGCTACCAAAGACGGTGGCACCGCTTTCTGTGCAATGGTCGTGTGCAAGTGGAAAAGATTTACGTGCCCCTAGTACAAGCAGTGCTGTGTACTTGGCACTCGAAGCGGGTATATGTGGCGTTGGATACGACAGTGTTATGGAACCGTTATTGCATGGTGCATCTGTCAGTGGTGTGCCCGGGTCGAGCGATCCCCTTGCTGTGGATGGGATTAGAGCATTCGAGCGCCTCGGTTGCGTTTGAGAAGTACCAACCCCTCTTAGAGCGAGCCGTACAAGTGTTGTCGTCGTTTGAGGAAGTGGTGCTGTTAGCAGATCGGGGCTTTGCCAATCAGGAACTGGTGCGTTGGCTTCAGACTAGCCCCTGGCATTGGGGGATTCGAGTACCCAGTGACACGACGGTTTATGGGGTTCATAAGCGAGGGTTTAGTCGTGAGGTGCGGCAGTTGTATCCCCCAAAGGGACAGGTGAAGCTCTATCATCAGGTGCGGATTTGGACTGATGCGCAGCTTCAGTGCAATCTCGCGTTAAGTAGGTCAGGATAA